A single Triticum dicoccoides isolate Atlit2015 ecotype Zavitan chromosome 2A, WEW_v2.0, whole genome shotgun sequence DNA region contains:
- the LOC119355134 gene encoding serine decarboxylase 1-like, whose protein sequence is MTGTIANGVAAPTAPGLREKAAAAPLPEELAPEVVEGEREIVLGRNMHASCFAVKEPDADDEFTGEREATMAGVLARYRRSLVERTKHHLGYPYNLDFEYGALSQLQHFSINNLGDPFIESNYGVHSRQFEVGVLDWFARLWDLEKDEYWGYITNCGTEGNLHGILVGREVFPDGILYASRDSHYSVFKAARMYRMDCVKVDTLVSGEIDCADFGRKLLENKDKPAIINVNIGTTVKGAVDDLDLVIETLEKSGFKDRFYIHCDGALFGLMMPFVKQAPRVSFKKPIGSVSVSGHKFVGCPMPCGVQITRLNHINALSSNVEYLASRDATIMGSRNGHAPIFLWYTLNRKGYRGFQKEVQKCLRNAHYLKDRLKDAGISAMLNELSSTVVFERPKDEEFVRRWQLACEGGISHVVVMPSVNVDKLDTFLNELVEKRVTWYQEGKCQSPCIAADVGQENCLCTLHKS, encoded by the exons ATGACGGGCACCATCGCGAATGGCGTGGCGGCGCCAACTGCCCCGGGGCTCCGCGAGAAGGCCGCCGCGGCGCCGCTGCCCGAGGAGCTGGCCCCGGAGGTggtggagggagagagggagatcgTGCTGGGGAGGAACATGCACGCCTCCTGCTTCGCGGTCAAGGAGCCCGACGCCGACGACGAGTTCACCGGCGAGCGCGAGGCCACCATGGCCGGCGTCCTCGCGCGCTACCGCCGCTCCCTCGTCGAGCGCACCAAGCACCACCTCG GCTACCCATACAATTTGGACTTTGAGTACGGTGCTCTCTCCCAGCTGCAGCACTTCTCCATTAACAACCTGGGCGACCCATTCATCGAGAGCAACTATGGCGTGCACTCCAGGCAGTTTGAAGTGGGTGTGTTGGATTGGTTTGCTCGCCTTTGGGACCTCGAAAAGGATGAATATTGGGGATACATTACGAACTGTGGCACCGAAGGAAATCTGCATGGGATCCTTGTCGG AAGGGAAGTTTTCCCTGATGGGATCTTGTATGCCTCTCGTGATTCACACTACTCGGTGTTCAAAGCAGCGAGAATGTACAGGATGGATTGCGTTAAAGTGGATACTCTTGTCTCTGGAGAAATAGATTGTGCAGATTTTGGAAGAAAGCTACTTGAAAACAAAGATAAACCTGCTATTATTAATGTCAACATTG GGACAACTGTCAAGGGAGCAGTTGATGATCTTGACTTGGTTATCGAAACACTTGAAAAAAGTGGGTTCAAGGATCGGTTTTATATACACTGTGACGGTGCTCTGTTTGGTCTGATGATGCCATTTGTTAAGCAG GCACCTAGGGTATCCTTTAAGAAGCCCATTGGGAGTGTGAGCGTGTCTGGTCACAAGTTTGTTGGATGTCCCATGCCCTGTGGTGTCCAGATAACAAGGTTGAATCACATAAATGCCCTTTCTAGCAATGTTGAGTATCTAGCTTCACGAGATGCTACAATCATGGGAAGCAGGAATGGTCATGCTCCCATCTTCCTATGGTACACCCTGAACAGGAAAGGTTATAGAGGTTTTCAGAAGGAAGTTCAGAAGTGCTTGAGAAATGCACATTACCTGAAAGATCGGCTCAAGGATGCTGGAATTAGTGCGATGCTTAACGAGCTCAGTAGTACAGTAGTTTTTGAGAGGCCAAAGGACGAGGAGTTTGTGCGACGGTGGCAGCTTGCTTGTGAGGGAGGTATATCACATGTTGTGGTAATGCCCAGCGTCAATGTTGATAAGCTGGATACTTTCTTAAATGAGTTGGTGGAGAAGCGGGTAACCTGGTACCAGGAAGGAAAATGCCAATCTCCTTGCATTGCAGCTGATGTAGGCCAGGAGAACTGTCTTTGTACTCTGCACAAGTCATAA
- the LOC119359515 gene encoding uncharacterized protein LOC119359515 — translation MPSWNDEESSDEDINMVSMDPQLFETPVSVVEPSFCGSYTESEPTCMMHHQRPKKMVAFEGALTGRRFLGCPVQQDVGVNCGVVEWVDGPWPEILQRCLTRIWDMYHEQNLGRVKDKQAHEKEVAKLQKEIDFLSNNYNQLVEDVSKLFDYQDGKMSHDMDYTSQAINDLNAKKKQLEDQAKIEISVEKMKLAKEQRCILRSQADIIQNMRKTMKEVEGDKDLLKQEKKKLEYLIADLVNAGHASKDKLERINAIMNE, via the exons ATGCCATCCTGGAATGACGAGGAGAGCTCGGACGAGGACATCAACATGGTTTCAATGGATCCTCAGCTCTTT GAAACCCCTGTCAGTGTGGTGGAACCATCTTTCTGTGGTTCTTACACTGAATCTGAGCCGACGTGCATGATGCATCATCAGAGGCCGAAGAAGATGGTGGCTTTTGAAGGTGCTTTGACTGGGAGGCGATTCCTGGGTTGTCCTGTGCAGCAG GATGTAGGTGTGAACTGTGGGGTTGTGGAGTGGGTGGATGGTCCTTGGCCAGAGATTCTACAAAGGTGCCTAACAAGGATTTGGGACATGTACCATGAGCAGAACTTGGGGAGGGTGAAGGACAAACAAGCCCATGAGAAAGAGGTGGCCAAGCTACAGAAGGAAATTGATTTCCTGTCAAACAACTACAACCAGTTGGTGGAAGATGTATCCAAGCTTTTTGACTATCAAGATGGCAagatgtctcatgacatggacTATACCAGTCAGGCAATCAATGATCTAAATGCAAAGAAGAAACAACTTGAGGATCAAGCAAAGATTGAGATAAGTGTGGAAAAGATGAAGCTTGCCAAGGAACAAAGGTGCATTCTTCGAAGTCAAGCAGATATCATTCAGAACATGAGGAAGACCATGAAGGAAGTGGAGGGGGACAAGGACCTACTTAAGCaagagaagaagaagctggagtaTTTGATTGCTGATCTGGTCAATGCTGGGCATGCCAGCAAAGATAAGCTGGAGAGGATCAATGCAATTATGAATGAGTGA